From one Equus asinus isolate D_3611 breed Donkey chromosome 5, EquAss-T2T_v2, whole genome shotgun sequence genomic stretch:
- the GJB3 gene encoding gap junction beta-3 protein: MDWKTFQALLSGVNKYSTAFGRIWLSVVFVFRVLVYVVAAERVWGDEQKDFDCNTKQPGCTNVCYDHFFPISNIRLWALQLIFVTCPSLLVILHVAYREERERKHRLKHGDQCAKLYDNAGKKHGGLWWTYLFSLIFKLIIEFLFLYLLHTLWYGFGMPRLVQCTNVAPCPNTVDCYIARPTEKKVFTYFMVGASAVCIVLTICEICYLIFHRILRGMSKNRPPGGHSPASSTSQASTCHCHHKLLVEAGELGLDPGSDKPCASAPSLTPS; this comes from the coding sequence ATGGACTGGAAGACATTTCAGGCCCTACTGAGTGGTGTGAACAAGTACTCCACAGCATTCGGGCGCATCTGGCTGTCGGTGGTGTTCGTCTTCCGTGTGCTAGTGTACGTGGTGGCCGCAGAGCGCGTGTGGGGGGACGAGCAGAAGGACTTTGACTGCAACACCAAGCAGCCGGGCTGCACCAACGTCTGCTACGACCACTTCTTCCCCATCTCCAACATCCGCCTCTGGGCCCTGCAGCTCATCTTCGTCACATGTCCCTCACTGCTGGTCATCCTGCATGTGGCCTACCGCGAGGAGCGCGAGAGGAAGCACCGCCTGAAACACGGTGACCAGTGCGCCAAGCTGTACGACAATGCAGGCAAGAAGCACGGCGGCCTGTGGTGGACCTACCTGTTCAGCCTGATCTTCAAGCTCATCATCGAATTCCTCTTCCTCTACCTGCTGCACACTCTCTGGTACGGCTTCGGCATGCCACGCCTGGTGCAGTGCACCAACGTGGCCCCCTGCCCCAATACTGTGGACTGCTACATCGCCCGGCCCACTGAGAAGAAGGTCTTCACCTACTTCATGGTGGGCGCCTCTGCCgtctgcatcgtgctcaccatcTGCGAGATTTGCTACCTCATCTTCCACAGGATCCTGCGAGGCATGAGCAAGAACAGGCCCCCAGGGGGCCACAGCCCTGCGTCCTCCACCAGCCAGGCCTCCACCTGCCACTGCCACCACAAGCTGCTGGTGGAGGCTGGGGAGCTGGGCCTGGACCCTGGCAGTGACAAGCCGTGTGCTTCAGCACCCAGCCTGACCCCCAGCTGA
- the GJB4 gene encoding gap junction beta-4 protein — protein MNWAFLQGLLSGVNKYSTALGRIWLSVVFIFRVLVYVVAAEEVWDDEQKDFICNTKQPGCPNVCYDEFFPVSHVRLWALQLILVTCPSLLVVMHVAYREERERKHRLKHGPNAPSLYNNPSKKRGGLWWTYLLSLIFKAAVDSGFLYIFHRLYQNYDMPRVVACSESPCPHTVDCYISRPTEKKVFTYFMVATAVICILLNLSEVTYLVGKRCLETLGPRHQKSRRRSHLPDTCPPYALSQGEPHQDGTSVLMKAGSDTVDAAVYP, from the coding sequence ATGAACTGGGCATTCCTGCAGGGCCTCCTGAGCGGGGTCAACAAGTACTCCACAGCGCTGGGCCGCATCTGGCTGTCGGTGGTGTTCATCTTCCGCGTGCTGGTGTACGTGGTGGCCGCTGAGGAGGTATGGGACGATGAACAGAAGGACTTCATCTGCAACACCAAGCAGCCAGGCTGCCCCAACGTCTGCTACGATGAGTTCTTCCCCGTGTCCCACGTGCGCCTCTGGGCCCTGCAGCTCATCCTGGTCACGTGCCCCTCGCTGCTCGTGGTCATGCACGTGGCCTACCGCGAGGAGCGCGAGCGGAAGCACCGCCTGAAACACGGGCCCAACGCCCCATCCCTGTACAACAACCCGAGCAAGAAGCGTGGCGGGCTCTGGTGGACGTACTTACTGAGTCTCATCTTCAAGGCCGCCGTGGACTCTGGCTTCCTCTACATCTTCCACCGCCTCTACCAGAATTACGACATGCCCCGCGTGGTGGCCTGCTCTGAGTCGCCCTGCCCCCACACAGTGGACTGCTACATCTCCCGACCCACAGAGAAGAAGGTCTTCACCTACTTCATGGTGGCCACAGCTGTGATCTGCATCCTGCTCAACCTCAGTGAGGTCACCTACCTCGTGGGCAAGAGGTGCCTGGAGACCCTCGGCCCCAGGCATCAGAAGTCTCGGCGCCGCAGTCACCTACCAGATACATGCCCACCATATGCCCTCTCCCAGGGAGAGCCCCACCAAGACGGGACCTCTGTCCTAATGAAGGCCGGCTCCGACACAGTGGATGCAGCTGTGTATCCATAA
- the GJB5 gene encoding gap junction beta-5 protein, which yields MNWGIFEGLLSGVNKYSTAFGRIWLSLVFIFRVLVYLVTAERVWSDDHKDFDCNTRQPGCSNVCFDEFFPVSHVRLWALQLILVTCPSLLVVMHVAYREAREKKHREAVGQDGGRLYLNPGKKQGGLWWTYVCSLVFKASVDATFLYVFHSFYPKYTLPPVVKCHAAPCPNSVDCFISKPSEKNIFTLFMIITAAICILLNLVELAYLVSKRCRECLAARKTQGAGVGHRQDCATSFRKQDDLLSDDLIFLGSEAHPPLLPNRPRDHVKKTIL from the coding sequence ATGAACTGGGGGATCTTCGAGGGGCTCCTCAGTGGGGTCAACAAGTACTCCACAGCCTTTGGGCGCATCTGGCTGTCTCTGGTCTTCATCTTCCGCGTGCTGGTGTACCTGGTGACGGCTGAGCGTGTGTGGAGTGACGACCACAAGGATTTCGACTGCAACACCCGCCAGCCGGGCTGCTCCAACGTCTGCTTCGATGAGTTCTTCCCCGTGTCCCATGTGCGCCTGTGGGCCCTGCAGCTCATCCTGGTCACGTGCCCCTCGCTGCTCGTGGTCATGCACGTGGCTTACCGTGAGGCTCGGGAGAAGAAGCACCGAGAGGCAGTAGGGCAGGATGGGGGGCGCCTCTACCTGAACCCTGGCAAGAAGCAGGGTGGGCTCTGGTGGACATACGTCTGCAGCCTGGTGTTCAAGGCCAGTGTGGATGCCACCTTCCTCTACGTGTTCCACTCGTTCTACCCCAAATACACCCTCCCTCCCGTGGTCAAGTGCCACGCCGCTCCGTGTCCAAATTCGGTGGACTGCTTCATCTCCAAGCCCTCGGAGAAGAACATCTTCACGCTGTTCATGATCATCACGGCCGCCATCTGCATCCTGCTCAACCTCGTGGAGCTGGCCTACCTGGTGAGCAAGAGGTGCCGAGAGTGCCTGGCAGCGAGGAAAACCCAGGGCGCAGGCGTGGGCCATCGCCAGGACTGTGCCACCTCTTTCCGCAAACAGGACGACCTCCTCTCAGACGACCTCATCTTTCTGGGCTCAGAGGCTCACCCTCCTCTTTTACCCAACCGCCCTCGAGACCACGTGAAGAAAACCATCCTGTGA